Proteins encoded together in one Myxococcales bacterium window:
- a CDS encoding PQQ-binding-like beta-propeller repeat protein, producing MRAARVVPLVPLAALTALLVALVGSRALRAPSRRAPACPEAPAALVSATSPAEPATRPPGLPRLTGPTPPPAAAPPAPADVAAARVAHAGTTGHVPHGGPRRTHRAWAQGPRTGRAHVAFAVPVGGAAATEVAVAPDGARLYVATLAGELVALSRDGLERFRVPLGKDKKGHPARSYVAPAVGPDGTVYVGSDAGKLLAVTPEGRVKMSVDLGDEVDVAPLVLPGGDVVVAAGKAVVRVDPRGNVVQKFEAKKKVYTAPALVGRDPSKLDAHDLVVVGSQDDHVYGLVVGTFEVAFRTTLGADVDGSPAVFDDGTFAVGTDAGEVVRLGTDGRVLGRTSVGGFVRGPLSIARNGDVLVGTYGPAPKVVRVRGDAIVGAFPIQGTGAREHGIHGGPLEDAAGTLYFGTQDDHVYGVSTEGEIVFDFATKGDVDAPLTLLDDGTLIVPSEDGTVYAIAP from the coding sequence GTGAGGGCCGCGCGGGTCGTCCCGCTCGTGCCCCTCGCTGCGCTCACGGCGCTCCTCGTCGCGCTCGTCGGCTCGCGCGCGCTCCGCGCGCCGAGCCGCCGCGCGCCCGCGTGCCCCGAGGCCCCCGCCGCCCTCGTGTCGGCCACGTCGCCGGCCGAGCCGGCGACGCGGCCGCCGGGGCTCCCGCGCCTCACGGGCCCCACGCCGCCGCCCGCGGCCGCGCCGCCGGCCCCGGCCGACGTCGCGGCCGCGCGCGTCGCCCACGCGGGCACCACGGGGCACGTGCCCCACGGGGGCCCACGTCGCACGCACCGCGCGTGGGCCCAAGGCCCACGCACGGGGCGCGCGCACGTGGCCTTCGCGGTGCCCGTGGGGGGCGCGGCGGCGACCGAGGTCGCCGTCGCGCCCGACGGGGCGCGGCTCTACGTGGCCACGCTCGCGGGCGAGCTCGTCGCGCTCTCGCGCGACGGGCTCGAGCGCTTCCGTGTGCCCCTCGGGAAGGACAAAAAGGGGCACCCGGCGCGGAGCTACGTGGCGCCGGCCGTGGGGCCCGACGGCACGGTGTACGTCGGGAGCGACGCGGGGAAGCTCCTCGCCGTGACGCCCGAGGGGCGGGTGAAGATGTCCGTCGACCTCGGCGACGAGGTCGACGTCGCGCCGCTCGTGCTTCCCGGCGGCGACGTCGTCGTCGCCGCCGGGAAGGCCGTGGTGCGCGTCGACCCGCGGGGGAACGTCGTGCAAAAATTCGAGGCGAAGAAAAAGGTGTATACTGCACCCGCCCTCGTCGGCCGCGATCCGTCGAAGCTCGACGCCCACGATCTCGTGGTGGTCGGCTCGCAAGACGACCACGTCTACGGCCTCGTCGTGGGCACGTTCGAGGTCGCGTTCCGCACGACCCTCGGCGCCGACGTCGACGGCTCGCCCGCCGTCTTCGACGACGGCACCTTCGCCGTCGGCACCGACGCGGGCGAGGTCGTCCGCCTCGGCACGGACGGGCGCGTGCTCGGCCGCACGAGCGTCGGTGGGTTCGTGCGTGGGCCGCTCTCGATCGCGCGTAACGGAGACGTGCTCGTCGGCACGTACGGCCCCGCGCCCAAGGTCGTGCGCGTCCGCGGAGACGCGATCGTCGGCGCCTTCCCCATTCAGGGAACGGGTGCACGCGAGCACGGAATCCACGGTGGCCCCCTCGAGGACGCGGCCGGCACGCTCTACTTCGGCACCCAGGACGATCACGTCTACGGCGTCTCGACCGAGGGCGAAATCGTCTTCGATTTCGCGACCAAAGGCGACGTCGACGCCCCCCTCACCCTGCTCGATGACGGCACCCTGATCGTCCCCTCCGAAGACGGCACCGTCTACGCGATCGCGCCCTGA